A single genomic interval of Armatimonadota bacterium harbors:
- a CDS encoding DUF6282 family protein: MREEIRQPSERAQAVVRGAYDLHVHTGPDALPRRCNDIEAARGFLQRGLAGFAIKSHYTSTAARARLVNFLVPGIRAFGALCLNASVGGMNPVAVEIAAREGARIVWMPTVDAENEARAHREGRTSERAPYWARLQEELRQKGISYDPVRVVDGSGRVLPETREVLQAIARHDLVLATGHLSRDEILAVVEAAKQEGIRRLVVTHPDFPTQDLPVEDQRLLAREGALLERCFATANTGKISWEELCFRIREVGVEHSLLSSDLGQPTAPPPEDGLALMADRLLDAGFSEEEIRIMAVRNPQRLVDGES; encoded by the coding sequence ATGCGGGAGGAGATCCGGCAACCCTCGGAACGTGCGCAGGCCGTGGTTCGTGGCGCGTACGACCTCCACGTGCACACCGGCCCAGATGCTCTCCCCCGTCGCTGCAACGACATCGAGGCTGCCCGGGGATTCCTCCAGCGCGGGCTTGCGGGGTTCGCCATCAAGTCCCACTACACCTCCACCGCGGCCCGGGCACGTCTGGTGAACTTCCTGGTCCCTGGCATTCGGGCCTTCGGTGCCCTCTGCCTCAACGCCTCGGTGGGCGGCATGAACCCCGTGGCGGTGGAGATCGCGGCGCGGGAGGGCGCTCGGATCGTCTGGATGCCCACCGTGGACGCGGAAAACGAAGCCCGGGCTCACCGGGAAGGGCGGACCTCCGAGCGGGCCCCCTACTGGGCCCGCCTCCAGGAGGAACTGCGCCAAAAGGGGATCTCCTACGACCCCGTGCGGGTGGTAGATGGGTCCGGGCGGGTGCTCCCCGAGACCCGCGAGGTCCTGCAGGCCATCGCCCGGCACGACCTTGTCCTCGCCACAGGACACCTGAGCCGCGACGAGATCCTCGCGGTGGTGGAGGCCGCCAAGCAGGAGGGCATCCGCCGCCTGGTCGTCACCCACCCGGATTTCCCTACTCAGGACCTCCCCGTGGAGGACCAGCGCCTCCTGGCCCGGGAAGGAGCCCTGCTGGAACGGTGCTTTGCCACCGCGAACACGGGGAAAATATCTTGGGAGGAACTGTGCTTTAGGATCCGGGAAGTGGGCGTGGAGCACTCCTTGCTGAGCAGCGATCTCGGGCAACCCACCGCCCCTCCGCCAGAGGATGGCCTCGCCCTGATGGCGGATCGGCTCCTGGATGCGGGCTTCTCGGAGGAGGAGATCCGCATCATGGCGGTGCGCAACCCGCAGCGGCTCGTGGACGGAGAGTCCTAG
- a CDS encoding PIG-L family deacetylase — translation MEPSRRLLVVSAHAADFVWRAGGAIATVTSRGGSALVVALSYGERGESGELWREPGQTLERVKAIRHEEASRAAEILGARFQSLDLGDYPLEVDRSALERLAEIFREFEPDCVLTHAERDPLNPDHAVAFQATERARQLSSGAGVASAFRTVPPPRVFAFEPHQPELCGFVPDTFLDITPVYELKQKAMEAMASQKYLQEYYGAMAVRRANHARRLSGKSNIRYAEAFQRILPIVVEAL, via the coding sequence GTGGAGCCCAGTCGCAGGCTTCTGGTCGTCAGCGCCCACGCGGCGGACTTCGTGTGGCGTGCGGGAGGAGCCATTGCCACCGTGACCAGCCGGGGTGGAAGTGCTCTGGTGGTAGCCCTCTCCTACGGCGAGCGAGGGGAGTCCGGGGAGCTGTGGCGGGAACCGGGACAGACCCTGGAGCGGGTGAAGGCCATTCGGCACGAGGAGGCAAGCCGGGCCGCGGAGATCCTGGGAGCTCGGTTCCAGAGCCTCGACCTCGGCGATTACCCCCTGGAGGTGGACCGGAGTGCCCTGGAGCGGCTCGCGGAGATCTTCCGGGAGTTCGAGCCGGACTGCGTCCTCACCCATGCGGAGCGGGATCCCCTGAACCCCGATCACGCGGTGGCCTTCCAGGCCACGGAGCGCGCCCGACAGCTGTCCAGTGGGGCAGGAGTAGCCAGCGCCTTCCGTACCGTCCCTCCCCCTCGGGTGTTCGCCTTCGAGCCGCACCAGCCGGAGCTCTGCGGGTTCGTCCCGGACACCTTCCTGGACATCACCCCCGTGTACGAGCTCAAGCAAAAGGCCATGGAGGCCATGGCCTCCCAGAAGTACCTGCAGGAGTACTACGGAGCCATGGCGGTGCGGCGGGCCAACCATGCCCGGCGCCTCTCTGGGAAGTCCAACATCCGGTACGCGGAAGCCTTCCAGCGCATCCTGCCCATCGTGGTGGAGGCTCTATGA
- a CDS encoding acetyl-CoA carboxylase biotin carboxylase subunit, whose product MGLSRILIANRGEIAVRIIRACRALGLETVLAASEVDRETLPARMADRVVCIGPASAERSYLNIGAIVAAALGTGADAVHPGYGFLAESAELAEACAEYGLVFVGPRPEQIRLMGNKLEARRLAERCGIPVLPGSEPVRSAQEAVRRAEEIGFPVMLKAAAGGGGRGMKVAYDPQELEAHFAAAAGEARAAFGDDTLYLERYVPHARHVEVQILADAHGTVLHLGDRDCSLQRRHQKVVEEALAPNLSDSLRSAIWQAAVTLARSMGYLNAGTLEFLVDVEAERFYFLEMNTRIQVEHPVTEAVTGIDIVQEQFRIAAGEKLRWRQEEIWFAGHAIECRVTAEDAKEAFRPSPGRITVWNAPAGPGIRLDTHCFAGYEVPVYYDSLLGKLIVHGRDRAEAVQRMRQALDAFRVEGIATSLPFLRFVVSTPEFQEGKVHTRLLEGLIRRWQGVGARG is encoded by the coding sequence GTGGGCCTTTCCCGGATCCTCATCGCAAACCGGGGGGAAATTGCGGTCCGGATCATCCGGGCCTGCCGCGCGCTGGGACTGGAGACGGTGCTCGCAGCTTCGGAGGTGGATCGGGAGACGCTCCCGGCCCGAATGGCGGACCGGGTGGTGTGCATCGGTCCCGCCAGCGCAGAGCGCAGCTATCTCAACATCGGAGCCATCGTCGCGGCCGCCCTCGGAACCGGGGCGGATGCCGTACATCCGGGGTATGGGTTCCTCGCGGAGTCAGCGGAGCTGGCAGAGGCCTGTGCGGAGTACGGGCTGGTGTTCGTAGGACCTCGGCCCGAGCAGATCCGGCTCATGGGCAACAAGCTGGAGGCCCGGCGGCTGGCGGAGCGGTGCGGGATACCGGTGCTCCCGGGGTCCGAGCCGGTCCGGTCCGCCCAGGAGGCGGTGCGGAGGGCGGAAGAGATCGGCTTCCCTGTGATGCTCAAGGCGGCCGCGGGGGGTGGAGGGAGGGGGATGAAGGTGGCGTATGACCCCCAAGAGCTGGAAGCCCACTTCGCGGCAGCTGCGGGGGAGGCCCGGGCGGCCTTCGGGGACGACACCCTGTACCTGGAGCGGTACGTGCCGCACGCCCGGCACGTGGAGGTCCAGATCCTTGCGGATGCCCACGGTACCGTGCTGCACCTGGGGGATCGGGACTGCTCCCTCCAGCGGCGGCATCAGAAAGTGGTCGAGGAAGCCCTCGCCCCAAACCTTTCCGATTCCCTGCGATCCGCCATTTGGCAGGCGGCGGTGACCCTCGCCCGATCCATGGGCTACCTGAATGCGGGGACCCTGGAGTTCCTGGTGGATGTGGAGGCGGAGCGGTTCTACTTCCTGGAGATGAACACCCGTATCCAGGTAGAGCATCCCGTGACGGAGGCGGTGACGGGGATAGACATCGTCCAGGAGCAGTTCCGGATCGCGGCCGGGGAGAAGCTGCGCTGGCGACAGGAGGAGATCTGGTTTGCAGGGCACGCCATCGAGTGCCGGGTGACCGCGGAGGACGCGAAGGAGGCTTTCCGGCCATCCCCGGGCCGGATCACCGTCTGGAATGCCCCAGCGGGACCGGGGATTCGGTTGGACACCCACTGTTTTGCGGGCTACGAGGTCCCTGTTTACTACGACTCCCTCCTCGGCAAGCTCATCGTGCACGGCCGGGACCGAGCAGAGGCCGTCCAGCGGATGCGGCAGGCGTTGGACGCCTTCCGGGTGGAGGGTATTGCCACCTCCCTCCCCTTCCTGCGCTTCGTGGTCTCCACCCCCGAGTTCCAGGAGGGCAAGGTGCACACGCGGCTGCTGGAGGGCCTCATCCGCCGGTGGCAGGGTGTGGGGGCGAGGGGTTAA
- a CDS encoding 4-carboxy-4-hydroxy-2-oxoadipate aldolase/oxaloacetate decarboxylase — translation MSASPRVDPKELTELGVATVYEASGRGGLIAVPLIPVIPGSRAAGPARTVLCGQDDNLMVHAVMDQVQPGEVLVLTMPEPAPVALVGELLAIQAKMRGAVALLVDAAVRDVEALRELGLPIWTRYVSVRGATKEVVGAINVPVTVGGAQIRPGDWVVLDADGAVVVAAERLQEVVQAARARAAREQDLRRKLEAGQLTYDLHGLRAKVEGTAALRSPGR, via the coding sequence ATGAGCGCGTCCCCGAGGGTGGATCCAAAGGAACTGACGGAGCTGGGGGTTGCGACTGTCTACGAAGCCTCCGGGCGCGGGGGGCTGATCGCGGTTCCCCTGATCCCGGTGATCCCCGGGAGCCGGGCTGCGGGACCAGCGCGCACGGTTCTGTGTGGTCAGGACGACAACCTCATGGTCCACGCGGTCATGGACCAAGTGCAGCCAGGAGAGGTCCTCGTGCTGACCATGCCGGAGCCCGCACCCGTCGCCCTGGTGGGGGAGTTGCTTGCCATCCAGGCCAAGATGCGGGGAGCTGTGGCACTCCTGGTGGACGCCGCGGTTCGGGATGTGGAAGCTTTACGCGAGCTGGGTCTTCCCATCTGGACCCGGTACGTGAGCGTCCGGGGTGCCACCAAGGAGGTGGTGGGCGCCATCAACGTGCCGGTAACGGTGGGGGGGGCACAGATCCGTCCGGGTGACTGGGTGGTCCTGGACGCAGATGGGGCAGTGGTGGTTGCCGCGGAGCGCCTCCAGGAGGTCGTGCAGGCCGCCCGGGCCCGGGCAGCCCGGGAACAGGATCTGCGCCGGAAGCTCGAGGCGGGACAGCTGACCTACGACCTCCACGGCCTGCGGGCCAAGGTGGAGGGCACCGCAGCCCTCCGATCTCCGGGCCGTTAA
- a CDS encoding catechol 2,3-dioxygenase: MSELRIPPSPPSCDLAHLAHLELLTPKLEESLRFFVDVMGMTITERSGDSVYLRGWDDYAHHTLKLTAARLPGMGHFAFRAASPEALTRRVQSLERSGYGVGWVEGDRGHGPAYQFRTPDGHLGEVFYEVEWYRPTEQTRPALKNQASRFPARGANLRRLDHINLFAADVRATRILFQEALGCRLTEIIIFDDGSEKGAWVTTNNKGYEVAITEDQTGARGRFHHVCYAVDSREEVLRAADICLEHGIFIEYGPYKHAVQQTFFLYVYEPGGNRVEIGCPGARLILAPDWKPIVWSEAERKKGQAWGMPTVATFHTYGTPPVEVAVR, encoded by the coding sequence ATGAGCGAGCTGAGGATTCCCCCAAGCCCTCCCAGCTGTGATCTCGCCCACCTCGCCCACCTCGAGCTTCTCACGCCCAAGCTGGAGGAAAGTCTCCGGTTCTTCGTGGATGTGATGGGCATGACCATTACCGAGCGATCCGGAGACTCCGTGTATCTGCGAGGGTGGGACGACTACGCCCATCATACCTTGAAGCTCACGGCCGCGAGGCTGCCTGGGATGGGCCACTTCGCCTTCCGCGCCGCTAGTCCGGAGGCCCTCACCCGCCGGGTCCAGAGTCTGGAGCGTTCGGGCTACGGCGTGGGGTGGGTTGAAGGGGATCGGGGACACGGTCCCGCCTACCAGTTCCGTACTCCCGACGGCCATCTGGGAGAGGTCTTCTACGAGGTGGAGTGGTACCGGCCCACGGAGCAGACAAGGCCTGCGCTGAAGAACCAGGCTTCCCGGTTCCCCGCGCGGGGTGCCAATCTACGCCGGCTGGACCACATCAACCTCTTCGCCGCGGACGTACGGGCCACCCGGATCCTCTTCCAGGAGGCCCTGGGGTGCCGGCTCACGGAGATCATCATCTTCGACGATGGTTCGGAAAAAGGTGCGTGGGTGACCACGAACAACAAAGGCTATGAGGTGGCCATCACGGAGGACCAGACGGGAGCACGCGGCCGGTTCCACCACGTGTGCTATGCGGTGGACAGCCGGGAGGAGGTCCTGCGGGCTGCGGATATCTGCCTGGAGCACGGGATTTTCATCGAGTACGGACCCTATAAGCACGCGGTCCAGCAGACGTTTTTCCTCTATGTCTACGAGCCCGGTGGGAACCGGGTGGAGATCGGATGCCCGGGGGCCCGCCTGATCCTGGCCCCGGACTGGAAGCCCATCGTGTGGAGTGAGGCGGAGCGCAAGAAAGGGCAGGCTTGGGGGATGCCCACCGTGGCCACCTTCCACACCTACGGGACACCGCCCGTGGAGGTTGCGGTGCGCTGA
- a CDS encoding GntR family transcriptional regulator: MEQGKVRLRPQRTEDYCYEALRRAILEGRLLPNQRLVEVELARTFGVGRAAVRTALVRLEQEGIVQREPNRGARVRLVTEQEAVEILEARAALECLTVRYAARRATPEDLRQLREILCRMEVCRDRGDPLGYSELNHELHHVLLRIAGHATAARLIDMLQVQNVRYRYRTVLFPGRLGESLEEHRAVVEAVATGDPDAAEAAMRHHLKRVIEAMHQAAQMDRVRWTWNPS; the protein is encoded by the coding sequence ATGGAGCAGGGAAAAGTCCGCCTCCGACCGCAACGGACAGAGGACTACTGCTACGAGGCCCTGCGCCGTGCCATCCTGGAGGGGCGGCTGTTGCCGAACCAGCGGCTGGTGGAGGTGGAGCTGGCCCGGACGTTCGGGGTCGGCCGTGCCGCGGTGCGTACGGCCCTGGTACGGCTGGAGCAGGAGGGAATCGTGCAGCGGGAGCCCAACCGGGGAGCCCGGGTGCGGCTGGTCACCGAACAGGAGGCGGTGGAGATCCTGGAGGCCCGGGCGGCCCTGGAGTGCCTGACCGTGCGATACGCGGCCCGTCGGGCGACGCCCGAGGACCTCCGGCAGCTCCGGGAGATCCTGTGCCGCATGGAGGTCTGCCGGGATCGGGGCGACCCCTTGGGCTATTCGGAGCTCAACCACGAACTCCACCACGTCCTGCTCCGCATCGCCGGACACGCCACCGCGGCCCGGCTCATAGACATGCTGCAAGTCCAGAACGTACGGTACCGCTACCGAACCGTGCTGTTCCCCGGACGTCTCGGGGAATCCCTGGAGGAGCACCGGGCCGTCGTGGAAGCGGTAGCCACCGGGGACCCCGATGCCGCGGAGGCCGCCATGCGGCACCACCTCAAGCGGGTAATCGAGGCCATGCACCAGGCGGCCCAGATGGACCGCGTCCGGTGGACGTGGAATCCTTCCTGA